A single genomic interval of Chlamydiota bacterium harbors:
- a CDS encoding protein-glutamate O-methyltransferase CheR, translated as MMVNIMEVEDKGLEFREVLEKVYRERGFDFRQYKEASLRRRMQKRLYALKAESYQDYIMRLDADSLEYDRLIDVLLINVTEFFRDEEAFEIIKNKVLPYIIKGKTKLKIGSSGCASGEEVYSIAILLDEALGDKRDSFEISIYGTDIDRDSLTKAKEGIYRPQTVKGKMTDEILEKYFDKGETLKVKDSIKKNCHFMVHDLVLDKPLSEMDLILCRNVLIYFEKPLQEKIYMDFYHALNSEGYLFLGKAESLIGPARERFSVIDKRWKIYQKED; from the coding sequence ATGATGGTGAATATCATGGAAGTAGAAGATAAAGGATTAGAGTTTAGAGAGGTTCTGGAAAAGGTTTACAGAGAAAGAGGATTTGATTTTAGGCAATATAAGGAGGCCAGTCTAAGGCGAAGGATGCAAAAAAGACTGTACGCCCTCAAGGCAGAGTCGTATCAGGATTATATCATGAGACTGGATGCAGATTCTCTGGAATACGATAGGCTGATTGATGTTCTTTTAATTAATGTAACTGAGTTTTTCAGGGATGAAGAGGCGTTTGAAATTATTAAGAATAAAGTGTTACCCTATATTATTAAAGGAAAGACTAAACTAAAGATAGGATCTAGTGGTTGTGCCAGTGGTGAGGAGGTGTATTCTATTGCCATATTGCTGGATGAGGCATTAGGAGATAAAAGAGATAGTTTTGAAATCTCTATCTATGGGACTGATATAGATAGAGACAGCCTGACAAAGGCTAAAGAAGGAATATATCGGCCCCAGACAGTTAAAGGGAAGATGACAGATGAGATATTGGAGAAGTATTTCGATAAGGGTGAAACCCTAAAAGTAAAAGATTCTATAAAAAAGAATTGCCATTTTATGGTTCATGATCTCGTTTTGGATAAGCCACTGAGTGAAATGGATCTTATTCTTTGTCGAAATGTCCTTATCTATTTTGAAAAACCTTTACAGGAAAAGATATATATGGATTTTTATCATGCACTGAACAGCGAAGGATATCTATTCCTGGGTAAGGCGGAGAGCTTAATCGGTCCGGCACGGGAGAGATTTAGTGTCATCGATAAAAGGTGGAAGATTTATCAGAAGGAGGACTAA
- a CDS encoding nucleotidyltransferase domain-containing protein codes for MNQTLTPGGLQQIATRIVNGVNPQKVILFGSYAWGTPGPGSDIDILVILSTSLLRRERRRRISDLLRTRPVPIDIFVYTSEEIERATQVKGSFVTEILKRGKILYERP; via the coding sequence ATGAATCAAACGCTCACACCTGGAGGGCTGCAGCAAATTGCCACCCGAATCGTTAATGGCGTAAATCCTCAGAAGGTCATCCTCTTTGGCTCCTATGCCTGGGGCACCCCAGGCCCCGGGAGCGACATTGATATCCTGGTCATTCTTTCCACCTCCCTTCTCCGAAGGGAGAGAAGGCGACGGATTAGTGATCTGTTACGCACGCGGCCGGTTCCAATCGATATCTTCGTCTACACTTCAGAGGAGATCGAGCGAGCCACCCAGGTCAAAGGATCCTTTGTGACAGAAATCCTCAAGAGAGGAAAGATCCTATATGAAAGACCCTAA